In the Oncorhynchus keta strain PuntledgeMale-10-30-2019 chromosome 32, Oket_V2, whole genome shotgun sequence genome, ttCATGCTTCAAAAATATGTGTTCCATTCCTGCCTCTCAACCTGTATTCTTTTGTCACTAAGCAGAGGCTAAACGCCAAGCTGGCCCTGCTGAATCCCATCCACAAACCACTGTGACTGGTCCAGGCTCAATGTGCCTTACCCAATCCATGACTTACCTGAACtcatgctcctcctccttcctcatgccaggaccagagaggagagaagggggaagccACAGTGCCAGTAATCTATTACAAGCCCCTCCAATCCCCAGCAACGTGATCAATAAGAGGTCCCCTAAGCATTGGCCCAAGAGAAACGCACATGTCACACCGATAAATGGACCAGCACCACCATATGGGGAATGGCCACAAGTGGACTTTGATCCTCTAGAGGATTTCACCAAGCTACATGATTACTATGGAGAGGAGGTGAAGCAGCTGAGAGCTGATTCGctgaggaggaggcaggaggaagaggagcaccTTGAGGAGGATCTCATTGACCTGAGTGAACACTGACCCACAGAGATCAGACAGTCACCACTCTGGTTATTTTGATTAGGACTTTGGTGTGAATGCCAGTAATCTGAAATGAGAAAGGGACTTTATAATTTGAGGAACTAGAGCATTAAAGAAGAACTAGTCACCAAGTTCATCATGATGGGATTATAGTCCTATGAAGTTGATGATGACCCTCAGAATGTCTTGTCACAAAGCAGAGACTCATCATCAAACTCATAGGACTATCACCCTTAGTGGTGTTGCAAACAACCGGATGCATCCGGTTCTCAGGGATACAGCCCTGATGTGGGAACTCTGCTCTTTTGTTTCTTTTATACACAGGTGACTGGTTCCTCTTAAACTCTCTAGTTCCTCAAATGATAGTCACTTACTTATTTCAGAGTACTGGCACGCCTACTGGTTTGTCTGTTACTGTTTGTAAATTATCATTAAAATCACTGGTATATGTTCTAGGTAATATTGATGGTAAGTGTGAAGCTTAACTTTCTGTCAGCAATCAGGGTAGTTATGCAATATTGAAGCAAAgagcttccagtcgaagctcgcatccattacaagaccatggtgctaaCCTACGGAATAGCAAGATAAACTGCCCCTctctaccttcaggctatgctcaaaaactacaccccaaccctactcCGCTCTGCCACCTCAGGTTTcatggccctcccacccctacaggagggcagctcccgATCAGCCctgtccaagctcttctctgtcctggcaccacagtggtggaaccagcttccccctgaggctaggacagcagagtccctgcccaatTTCCACAaaatctgaaaccctacctcttaaACAGTAACTTAAATAAACAGTATCCTCACCtcgacccccccaaaaaaaacaacaacaacaacaacaacaacacagcaacactTCATCAGCGCTTGACCAGCTCTGCTTCTACTGATAGCTATGTTATTGAGGAAATATGTACTTTATAttcctgtgatatgtggttgtcccaccttgctgtcttaagatgaatgtagctctggataagagcgtctgctgaatgactaaaatgtaaaaggCAAAAACATCCTTGTGATGTGTTAAACATCATATATATTGATGTGTTGTTACACACTGTCAAGTAAAGGCTTCACATCCACGTTTAACAAAATAATAAGTTACAGTGCAGCACTATATAATTAGGTGTATATCCTTCATGTTAAATGTATCCATTATTTTTAAAGCAACTTTAATGCGCCAAAGGTTGATGCAGCTCAGCCATGCTGTACCACCAGAGGGTGCTACAAACACTAGCTGTGAATTAAACCATTAATGTCCACTGATTAAAAAGTTTGACAAGACTCATTTTAATTC is a window encoding:
- the LOC118372883 gene encoding sesquipedalian-1-like isoform X1, whose translation is MKIHEKILTHYLSCTSPIDKEGYLYKKKERTSSYQRRWFVLKANLLFYQERPADRDLLWVIVLEGSAVQRCESEGGLFAFSMVFRGSGLKTYRLAAEDQLGQESWVKALLTASHCYLSLLVRDLGKQYEEAKRQAGPAESHPQTTVTGPGSMCLTQSMTYLNSCSSSFLMPGPERREGGSHSASNLLQAPPIPSNVINKRSPKHWPKRNAHVTPINGPAPPYGEWPQVDFDPLEDFTKLHDYYGEEVKQLRADSLRRRQEEEEHLEEDLIDLSEH